One stretch of Prunus persica cultivar Lovell chromosome G1, Prunus_persica_NCBIv2, whole genome shotgun sequence DNA includes these proteins:
- the LOC18791921 gene encoding geraniol 8-hydroxylase, with amino-acid sequence MLMSSKQLCQKLTAGRRKREMDFLSCVLLCLMVAWIVIQALQNSFARRIPTNLPPGPKPFPLIGNLLELGNKPHISLTKLSKRYGPIMTLQLGQLTTVVVSSSIVAKQVLRTYDRFFCNRTNADALQACSHAKHGMPFIPVSAKWRNLRRICNSQLFATKVLNANQANRQLKVQELIADVSESVVKGKAVEVGRAAFLTTLNLLSRTVFSVDLADPKSETAREFKELVWGIMEEVGKPNLADYFPVLKKIDPMGIRRRLTKHFRKMIDLFDRLIFQRLETRKSHDYVTANDMLDTLINMSEEKNEDMDIPETHHLFLDLFVAATETTSATLEWAMAELLCNPEKLSKAQEELEQVIGKGKPVEETDTARLPYLQAIIKETFRLHPALPFLLPRKAEADLEICGYFVPKGAQVLVNAWAIGRDPGFWDNPASFIPERFLGLDMDVAGGSFELIPFGGGRRICPGLPLAMRMLNLMLGSLLNSFHNWKLEDGVVPENMNMEEKFGITLQMAQPLRAAAMAVP; translated from the exons ATGCTCATGTCCTCTAAACAATTGTGCCAAAAATTAACGgctggaagaagaaagagagagatggattTCTTGAGTTGTGTACTATTATGTCTAATGGTTGCCTGGATCGTAATCCAAGCCCTCCAAAATTCATTTGCAAGAAGAATTCCCACAAACCTTCCACCTGGACCAAAGCCATTTCCTTTGATTGGAAATCTCCTAGAGCTTGGAAACAAACCCCACATCTCACTAACCAAGCTTTCAAAACGCTATGGCCCCATTATGACTTTACAACTCGGCCAACTAACAACAGTTGTAGTTTCTTCATCCATCGTCGCCAAACAAGTCCTCCGAACCTATGACCGATTCTTTTGCAACCGAACGAACGCAGATGCACTCCAAGCCTGCAGCCATGCCAAGCACGGCATGCCCTTCATACCTGTTTCAGCTAAATGGAGAAACCTTCGCAGAATATGCAACTCCCAATTGTTCGCCACCAAAGTTCTCAACGCCAACCAAGCCAACCGTCAACTAAAAGTGCAAGAGCTCATAGCTGATGTCAGCGAAAGCGTGGTAAAAGGTAAGGCAGTTGAAGTTGGAAGGGCTGCTTTCTTAACTACCCTCAATTTGCTGTCACGTACTGTCTTCTCTGTGGATCTAGCGGACCCGAAAAGTGAGACGGCTAGAGAGTTCAAGGAGTTGGTGTGGGGTATCATGGAAGAGGTCGGGAAACCAAACTTGGCTGACTATTTTCCTGTGCTTAAGAAGATTGATCCCATGGGGATACGGCGCCGTTTGACCAAGCACTTCCGGAAGATGATTGACCTCTTTGACCGCTTGATCTTCCAAAGGTTGGAAACAAGAAAATCACATGATTATGTCACAGCCAATGATATGTTGGATACTCTTATAAACATGAgtgaagagaaaaatgaggATATGGACATTCCTGAAACTCATCATTTGTTTCTG GATTTATTTGTTGCGGCCACAGAAACAACCTCAGCCACATTGGAATGGGCAATGGCTGAGCTACTATGCAACCCTGAAAAACTGTCAAAAGCTCAAGAGGAGCTAGAACAAGTAATTGGGAAAGGGAAACCAGTTGAGGAAACAGACACTGCTCGACTTCCTTACTTACAAGCAATAATCAAAGAGACCTTTCGGTTGCACCCAGCTCTTCCGTTTCTTCTCCCCCGCAAAGCCGAAGCAGACCTGGAAATCTGCGGGTATTTTGTACCCAAGGGTGCACAAGTGTTGGTCAATGCATGGGCCATAGGCAGAGACCCTGGCTTTTGGGACAACCCGGCCTCATTTATCCCAGAGAGGTTCTTGGGATTGGATATGGATGTCGCTGGCGGAAGCTTTGAGCTTATCCCGTTTGGTGGTGGGAGGAGAATATGTCCTGGCTTGCCCTTGGCAATGAGAATGTTGAACTTGATGTTGGGTTCACTTCTTAACTCGTTCCATAATTGGAAGCTTGAAGATGGAGTTGTACCAGAAAACATGAACATGGAAGAGAAGTTTGGCATCACTTTGCAAATGGCTCAGCCTCTGAGAGCTGCTGCCATGGCCGTGCCATAA